A genomic window from Ignavibacteria bacterium includes:
- a CDS encoding arsenate reductase ArsC translates to MDKIKVLFVCIHNSARSQMAEAIINHYYSEKFSAESAGFEAGSLNPFAVKAMGEWGIDISKNKTDIVFDLFKEGKIYSYVITVCDESNAERCPVFPGITKRLHWSFPDPSAFKGRDEDKLLFTENVRDKIKEKIDEWVRSF, encoded by the coding sequence ATGGATAAAATTAAGGTATTATTCGTCTGCATTCACAACAGCGCGCGGAGCCAGATGGCTGAAGCTATTATAAATCATTATTACAGCGAGAAATTTTCGGCGGAATCCGCCGGCTTTGAAGCCGGCTCACTGAACCCGTTTGCCGTAAAAGCAATGGGGGAGTGGGGTATAGATATTTCAAAAAATAAAACCGATATTGTTTTTGATCTTTTTAAAGAGGGCAAAATTTACAGCTATGTTATTACAGTATGCGATGAATCGAACGCTGAACGCTGCCCGGTTTTCCCTGGTATAACAAAACGGCTGCACTGGTCTTTCCCGGATCCTTCTGCTTTCAAAGGAAGGGATGAGGATAAGCTTCTGTTTACAGAAAATGTCCGCGATAAGATCAAAGAAAAAATTGATGAATGGGTGAGATCATTTTAG
- a CDS encoding winged helix-turn-helix transcriptional regulator yields the protein MGLTKTDKFTTEQNELAAFAKALGHPARVAIIEYLSTQASCVCGSIVDAIPLAQATVSQHLKELKNAGLIQGNIEGNSICYCLNPEKWKKFKQMLEPTFTHTEKPVCC from the coding sequence ATGGGACTCACTAAAACAGATAAATTCACAACAGAACAAAATGAGCTTGCGGCATTTGCCAAAGCATTGGGACACCCGGCAAGAGTGGCTATCATTGAATACTTATCAACGCAGGCAAGCTGTGTTTGCGGAAGTATAGTAGATGCAATACCGCTTGCGCAGGCAACAGTTTCGCAGCATTTAAAAGAGCTTAAAAACGCGGGACTCATACAGGGAAATATTGAAGGCAATTCAATTTGCTACTGCCTCAATCCCGAAAAATGGAAAAAGTTCAAACAAATGCTTGAACCAACTTTCACTCACACAGAAAAACCGGTTTGTTGTTAA
- the arsM gene encoding arsenite methyltransferase — protein sequence MNTLEETKSKEKSCCGPECCSDDTIDTAILEKDLTKEKSEEELKEIVKEQYSQIALQSKEQNESSCCGSTSSCCGDNTTYTIMADEYKHLKGYNPDADLGLGCGLPTEFAKIKAGDTVVDLGSGAGNDCFVARAETGDTGRVIGIDMTPAMVDKAKANSAKLGYTNVEFHLAEIENMPLPDNTADVVVSNCVMNLIPNKVNAFREVYRITKPGGHFSISDIVLTGDLPLKMKTAATMYAGCVSGAVQKDEYLEIVKNAGFKNVTIQKEKLITIPDQILLDYMTIDEAKQFIRSGSGIYSITVYAEK from the coding sequence ATGAACACATTAGAAGAAACAAAATCAAAAGAAAAATCCTGCTGCGGACCCGAATGCTGCAGCGATGATACAATAGATACAGCAATTCTTGAAAAAGATCTCACAAAAGAAAAATCAGAAGAAGAGCTTAAAGAAATAGTTAAAGAGCAATACTCACAAATCGCTTTACAGTCTAAAGAGCAAAACGAATCATCATGCTGCGGCTCTACATCATCCTGCTGCGGCGATAATACTACCTACACAATCATGGCTGATGAATACAAGCATCTGAAAGGTTACAATCCCGATGCAGATCTTGGCCTTGGCTGCGGCTTGCCGACTGAATTCGCTAAGATAAAAGCCGGGGATACAGTTGTCGATCTCGGCTCAGGTGCAGGCAATGACTGTTTCGTGGCAAGAGCTGAAACCGGCGATACCGGCAGGGTAATAGGAATTGATATGACCCCCGCAATGGTAGATAAGGCCAAAGCAAATTCAGCAAAGTTAGGTTATACGAATGTTGAGTTCCATTTGGCTGAAATAGAAAACATGCCTTTGCCAGATAATACTGCAGATGTTGTTGTTAGCAATTGTGTAATGAACCTTATCCCAAACAAAGTAAATGCTTTCCGCGAAGTTTACAGGATAACCAAACCCGGCGGGCATTTTTCTATTAGTGATATAGTTCTTACCGGTGATCTTCCGCTTAAGATGAAAACCGCTGCTACAATGTATGCAGGATGCGTATCAGGAGCTGTGCAGAAGGATGAATACCTTGAGATCGTAAAGAATGCTGGATTTAAAAATGTAACTATCCAGAAAGAAAAGCTCATTACCATCCCTGACCAGATTCTGCTTGATTACATGACAATTGATGAAGCTAAGCAGTTCATCAGGTCCGGAAGCGGAATATACAGCATCACAGTTTACGCAGAAAAATAA
- the recA gene encoding recombinase RecA produces the protein MADNEKLRSLQIAIDQIEKSHGKGSIMKLGDGVITKIDAISTSSISLDAALGVGGVPRGRIIEIYGPESSGKTTICLHIIAEAQKKGGLAAFIDTEHALDTGYAKKLGVDVENLLVSQPEYGEQALEIVETLVRSNALDIIVVDSVAALTPRAEIEGEMGDSHMGLQARLMSQALRKLTSAVSKSNLSLMFTNQLRDKIGVMFGSPETTTGGKALKFYASVRLDVRRIAQIKDGTNVIGNRTKVKVVKNKVAPPFREVEFDIIYNEGISKLGDLVDTAVDMEIIKKAGAWFSYNDQRMQGREGVKNMLTENPELLAKLNNEVREAMGMDVSSEAAGIEQPVSANGSNGEAKPKEKASKK, from the coding sequence ATGGCAGATAACGAAAAGCTCCGCTCTTTACAAATTGCTATAGACCAGATAGAAAAATCGCATGGCAAAGGCTCAATAATGAAATTGGGGGATGGCGTCATTACAAAAATTGATGCAATTTCCACAAGCTCAATATCACTTGATGCAGCCTTAGGCGTAGGCGGTGTACCCAGGGGAAGAATTATTGAAATTTACGGACCAGAATCTTCGGGTAAAACAACTATCTGTCTGCATATAATTGCTGAAGCGCAGAAAAAAGGCGGCCTTGCCGCTTTTATTGATACCGAACATGCGCTTGATACAGGCTACGCTAAAAAGCTTGGTGTTGATGTTGAAAACCTGCTTGTTTCACAGCCTGAATACGGTGAGCAGGCTTTGGAAATAGTTGAAACACTTGTCCGCAGCAATGCCCTTGATATAATTGTGGTCGATTCAGTTGCCGCGCTTACACCAAGAGCTGAAATTGAAGGAGAAATGGGCGATTCACACATGGGACTCCAGGCCCGTTTGATGTCCCAGGCTCTCAGGAAATTAACCTCGGCTGTATCAAAATCAAATCTATCGCTTATGTTCACAAACCAGCTCCGCGATAAGATCGGTGTTATGTTTGGCTCCCCTGAAACCACAACAGGCGGTAAAGCGCTTAAGTTTTATGCGTCAGTCAGACTTGACGTTCGCCGTATCGCACAGATTAAAGACGGCACAAATGTAATTGGTAACCGTACAAAGGTTAAGGTTGTAAAAAACAAAGTTGCTCCACCGTTCCGCGAAGTTGAGTTTGATATCATTTATAATGAAGGTATATCAAAGCTCGGTGATCTTGTTGATACAGCAGTTGATATGGAGATCATCAAAAAAGCAGGCGCATGGTTCAGCTACAATGATCAGCGTATGCAGGGAAGGGAAGGCGTGAAAAACATGCTGACTGAAAATCCCGAGCTGCTTGCTAAGCTTAACAACGAGGTCCGCGAAGCAATGGGAATGGATGTATCATCTGAAGCCGCCGGAATAGAACAGCCTGTTAGCGCTAACGGCTCAAACGGCGAAGCAAAACCAAAAGAAAAAGCTTCGAAGAAATAA
- a CDS encoding RecX family transcriptional regulator has protein sequence MLITKIEKQKKNNKRYNLYIADEFYCGLYDDTILKFGIAAGDDITEEKLLQIREFDEYIYGKKISFDYLSYRIRTVAEIKKKLKSKDISPVIIDKVINHLNELSLVNDEEFAKQLITEKIKNKPAGKRLLQQKLFEKGIAKQVSENALNKYLTDEAEKQMALKVYDKLKPKLKGADIQKAKQKIYETLARKGFEYYIINEIIREKAD, from the coding sequence ATGCTCATCACCAAAATAGAAAAACAGAAAAAGAACAATAAGCGGTATAATCTGTATATCGCTGATGAATTCTATTGCGGTTTGTATGATGATACTATCCTTAAATTCGGAATTGCCGCAGGCGATGATATCACCGAAGAAAAGCTGTTGCAAATCCGTGAATTTGATGAATACATTTACGGCAAAAAAATTTCCTTCGATTACCTTTCTTACCGCATACGTACTGTTGCTGAGATCAAAAAAAAGCTTAAGTCCAAAGATATATCACCGGTAATTATTGATAAGGTCATTAACCACTTAAATGAGCTTTCGCTTGTAAACGATGAAGAATTTGCCAAACAGCTTATCACCGAAAAGATCAAAAATAAGCCCGCGGGCAAACGCCTGCTGCAGCAGAAGCTGTTTGAAAAGGGAATAGCAAAACAGGTAAGTGAAAATGCTCTTAATAAATATCTTACTGATGAAGCTGAAAAACAAATGGCTCTGAAAGTATATGATAAATTAAAACCTAAGCTTAAAGGAGCGGATATACAAAAGGCTAAACAAAAAATTTATGAAACGCTGGCGCGCAAAGGATTTGAATACTATATTATTAATGAAATTATCCGTGAAAAAGCCGATTAA